From one bacterium genomic stretch:
- the ruvX gene encoding Holliday junction resolvase RuvX — protein MSRIICIDYGRKKIGIAVSDPLGITAQPFDTWYNLKIVQVIEKLKILSKELEISKIVIGLPLTMKGEKGKMASEAERFASMIRKSLNLDVVMWDERLSSRQAIRTLQAMDKKPSRDKKKIDKIAATIILQSYLAYLEQTGSK, from the coding sequence ATAGATTACGGAAGAAAGAAAATCGGTATTGCTGTTAGCGACCCTCTTGGTATTACAGCACAGCCTTTTGATACCTGGTATAATTTAAAAATTGTGCAGGTTATTGAAAAGCTTAAGATATTATCTAAAGAACTCGAGATAAGTAAAATAGTAATTGGACTTCCTCTTACTATGAAGGGTGAAAAAGGTAAGATGGCTTCGGAAGCCGAGAGATTCGCTTCAATGATACGTAAGTCTCTGAATTTAGATGTTGTTATGTGGGATGAACGTTTAAGCTCACGTCAGGCAATTAGAACTTTGCAGGCTATGGATAAAAAACCTAGCAGGGATAAAAAGAAAATCGATAAAATTGCAGCGACAATTATTCTTCAGAGTTACCTTGCATATTTAGAGCAAACCGGTTCCAAGTAG